In one window of Actinomycetota bacterium DNA:
- the nhaA gene encoding Na+/H+ antiporter NhaA: MPKASDDETAPFRERFVVRPLQLFLRTEAAGGILLLAAASAALIWVNLAPGSYENLWDTELTVGAGRWTITEDIRHWINDAAMALFFFVVGLEIKRELVAGELRDRRAAVLPAAAALGGMVVPALIFLAVTAGGSGSRGWGIPMATDIAFAVGVLAVVGRGLPVGLKLFLLTLAIVDDIGAILMIAFFYTDSISIDALGIAVGLLAAVVLLRRLGVGWGPVHLIFGVAVWVAVFESGVHATIAGVALALVTPARISPQLEQIIHPWTSFLVVPMFALANAGVRLAGAGLDDATSREVAAGVIVGLVVGKIVGITFGAAVATRLGIARLPEGVGWTQVIGIAALGGIGFTVSLFIAGLAYSDGPLLSASKVGILSGSLVSGVVGTVLLARARRVRADEETG; the protein is encoded by the coding sequence ATGCCGAAAGCTTCAGATGACGAGACCGCGCCATTCCGCGAGAGATTCGTCGTTCGCCCGCTGCAGCTCTTCCTTCGGACCGAAGCGGCCGGCGGGATCCTTCTCCTCGCCGCAGCTTCCGCGGCGCTGATCTGGGTCAACCTCGCTCCCGGCTCATACGAGAACCTGTGGGACACAGAGCTAACGGTGGGCGCAGGACGATGGACGATCACCGAGGACATCCGTCACTGGATCAACGATGCAGCGATGGCGCTGTTCTTCTTCGTGGTCGGGCTCGAGATCAAGCGCGAGCTGGTCGCGGGTGAGCTCCGCGACCGTCGCGCCGCGGTCCTGCCGGCCGCGGCCGCGCTCGGCGGCATGGTCGTGCCCGCGCTGATCTTCTTGGCCGTTACGGCCGGCGGCTCCGGCTCGCGCGGATGGGGGATCCCCATGGCGACGGATATCGCATTCGCCGTGGGCGTCCTGGCCGTGGTCGGCCGCGGCCTGCCGGTGGGCTTGAAGCTCTTCCTGCTGACCCTCGCCATCGTCGACGACATCGGCGCGATCTTGATGATCGCCTTCTTCTACACGGACTCGATCTCGATCGACGCGCTCGGTATCGCAGTGGGACTGCTCGCTGCCGTCGTCCTGCTGCGGCGGCTCGGGGTGGGCTGGGGACCCGTGCACCTGATTTTCGGCGTCGCCGTTTGGGTAGCGGTATTCGAGTCGGGTGTACACGCGACGATCGCGGGGGTGGCGCTCGCGTTGGTCACGCCGGCTCGCATCTCTCCCCAACTCGAGCAGATCATCCACCCGTGGACGAGCTTCCTCGTCGTGCCGATGTTCGCTCTCGCGAACGCCGGAGTCCGGCTTGCCGGGGCCGGCCTTGACGACGCGACCTCACGCGAGGTTGCTGCCGGCGTCATCGTCGGGCTCGTCGTTGGGAAGATCGTCGGGATCACATTCGGCGCCGCGGTGGCTACCCGGCTGGGCATCGCCCGGCTACCGGAGGGCGTGGGATGGACGCAGGTGATCGGCATCGCGGCCCTCGGCGGGATCGGCTTCACCGTCTCCCTTTTCATCGCCGGCCTCGCCTACTCCGATGGACCGCTCCTCAGCGCCTCCAAGGTGGGGATCCTCTCAGGGTCGCTCGTGTCGGGTGTGGTGGGCACGGTGCTCCTCGCGCGTGCTCGCCGAGTACGGGCGGACGAGGAGACCGGATAG